Genomic segment of Serinicoccus hydrothermalis:
TGGCCGCGGTGCTCGGGGGCCAGGTGCACAACGGGCCGCTCATGCTGTCGGTGCTGGCGCTGCACACCCGGGGGGTGCGGTAGCCCGGACCTGCTGGTTCGTCCCCGTGGTGGGTCGGTTCGCCGTGCCGCGGCTCTGACGCGGGGTCATGCTGGGGGCCCTGACCGTCGGCGAAGGGGAGGAACATGCAACCGCTCGTCATCCGGAGTGCGATCATCGCGGCCCTGGGCGGGCTGCTGTTCGGGTTCGACACCGCGGTGATCTCCGGGACCACCAGCAACCTCACGGAGGTCTTCGACCTCAACGGCTTCGAGCTCGGGTTCACCGTGGCGACCGCGCTCATCGGGACCGTGGTCGGCGCCGCCTACGCGGGGCTGGGGAAGCCGGCCGACCGCTACGGGCGCAAACCGGTGCTCATCGTCATCGGCGTGCTCTACGTCGTCTCCGCCCTGGGGAGCGCCCTGGCCACCGACTGGATCACCTTCATGGTCTTCCGCTTCGTCGGCGGGCTCGGTGTCGGCGCCGCCACGGCGGTCGCACCCATCTACAACGCCGAGGTGGCACCTCCGCGCCACCGGGGACGCCTGGTCGGGCTGTTCCAGTTCAACATCGTGCTGGGCATCCTGCTGGCCTACCTGTCCAACTTCGCGATCCTCGGGCTGTTCCCCGAGGAGACCGCCTGGCGGTGGATGTTCGGGGCGGAGGCGCTCCCGGCGCTGGTCTTCGCGCTCCTGGTCTTCTTCATCCCGGAGAGCCCGCGCTGGTTGATGGCGGTCGGCCGCGACGACGAGGCGCGGACGATCATCGACCAGCTGACCTCGGACGAGACCGAGGCCCGGACGCAGCGCGAGGAGATCAAGGAGGCCCTGGAGTCCGAGGGCGACAGCGCGCACGTGCCGTTCTTCACCTCGGGGCACCGCAAGGTCATCCTGCTCGCGTTCGCGATCGCCGCCTTCAACCAGCTCGGCGGCATCAACGCGGTGCTCTACTACGCGCCGTCCATCTTCGAGAGCGCCGGGCTGGAGGAGAGCGCCGCCTTCCTCAACAGCGCCGGCGTGGGCCTGGTGAACCTCGTCGCGACCGTCCTGGCGCTGACGCTGATCGACCGGGTCGGACGCAAGTTCCTCATGTATGTCTGCTCGGCCGGATATCTGGTCACCCTGGGCCTCCTCACGGTGCTCTTCTTCCTCTACGAGGGCGACTTCAGCGGCGTGACCAGCGGTCTCGTGGTGGCCAGCATCATGCTCTTCGTCGGCGTGCACGCCTTCGGCCAGGGCGCGGTGATCTGGGTGTTCATCTCCGAGATCTTCCCCAACGCGATCCGGGCGCGCGGGCAGTCCTTCGGGGCGTTGACGCACTGGACCTTCGCGGCCGCCATCTCCTGGACCTTCCCGGCGATCGCCAGCGGGCTGGGTGCAGCCTTCGCCTTCGGGCTCTTCTTCCTCGGCGGTGTCGCGATGACGGTGTGGACCATCACCGTCATGCCGGAGACCAAGGGCATCCCGTTGGAGGAGATGCAGGAGAAGCTCGACCTGGTGGGCAGCGCGGCGATGAAGGAGCAGTAGGCAGACCCGGGCCGGACGCTTCGCCCCGTGAGCGGCGGGACGGGCGCGCCAGCTCAGAGCGGGATGACGGTCGCGCCCAGGAGCCCGTAGAGCGTCTGGGCGGCCACGGCGATGAGCACTCCGCCGGCGAACATGACGAGGAAGCCGTACCCGCCTCGGGCCCGACGCTCCGGGGCGGGGGCGCGGTGGTCCCGCCACCCGCCGATCTCCCAGACGGCATACGCCAGCACCCCGAGGCCGGCGGGCAGGCCGATGAGCCAGAACCAGAACCACCGGTTGCCGTGCCGGGGCACCGGGCCGAAGAGGACGAGGGCCAGCATGCCGCCGGCCAGCACCACCCTCAGCACGGCGTGCACCTGCGCGGTCGTCCCGAGCCGGAGGTTCGCGACCCCGGAGGGGATCTCGCTGCCGACGACCTGCTGCTGGAGCCAGGTCGTCTCGGCCTCGGACCAGCTGCTCCACACGCGCGGGCTCGGGTCCACCTGCTCGGAGACGGCGATGCGCGGGCTGCCGGCGGCGAGGGTGTAGACGAGCTCGCTGTACTGCGGCTCCACAGGCTCGGAAGCGTCGGTCAGACCGTCGAGGGAGCCCTGCCACCAGCCTCCTGTCCCGGTGCCCGGCCGTGACTCAAGGAAGGCGTAGCTCGTGACGCGGCCCTGCGCGAAGTCGCGCTCGGCGGAGGTCTGGCCGACGAGCTGGAACCCGCCGGCCAGGGAGGTGAGGACCATGACGAGCCACGACCCGGCGACCAGGAGGGCGAACGCCGGCCGGAGGACGGTCCACGGACGGCGCCGTCCACCGGAGGAGGCGCGGTCGGACCGGGCCTCCTCGACGTCCTCGGCACTGCGGGCGTCCCACGGCATGCCGCCATGCTGGCACGGCAGGACGCACACGTCCCGCCGAGCCGCGGCCGTGGGATGCCCGAAGCACGATGCTCGGGGCCTCGCACGACCCGTAGACTGGACCGGTGCCCGGGGCGGCGTGACGACCCGCGGGGCGCGCGGACGGCATACCTGCCCGATGCGTGACCACCCACGGCACCGCGCGTCCGGCGTCACCGACGAGAGCGCCACGTGGACCCCACGCGGCGAAGGTGTGGTGGCACCGCGACCTGGCCCCCGCCCACACCTCCCGGGCTGCCTTCGCGTCAGGGCAGCGTCCCTGCGCGGAACGACCCGAGAGGACTGGATTCATGTTGCGCACGCACGACGCCGGGGCCCTGCGCCCCGAGCACGTCGGATCGACCGTCACCCTCACCGGCTGGGTGGCCCGACGCCGCGACCACGGCGGTGTCGCCTTCATCGACCTGCGGGAGGCCAGCGGCGTCGTCCAGGTCGTCGCCCGCGACGAGGTGCTCACCGGCACCGCCCACGACCTGCGCAGCGAGTACTGCGTCCAGGTCACGGGCGAGGTCACCGCCCGCGCGGACAAGGACGTCAACCCCGAGCTCCCGACCGGCGGCATCGACGTCGTCGCCACGCAGATCGAGGTGCTGAGCGAGGCCGCCCCGCTGCCCTTCCAGATCGACGAGCGGGTCAGTGTCGGGGAGGAGGCGCGGCTGCGGCACCGCTACCTCGACCTGCGTCGACCCGGTGCGAGCTCCGCCGGCGCCAACCTGCGGCTGCGCTCCAAGGTCAACGCCGCGGCACGGAACCTGCTGGCCGAGCGTGACTTCGTCGAGGTCGAGACCCCGACGCTCACGCGGTCCACGCCCGAGGGGGCGCGCGACTTCCTCGTCCCCGCCCGGCTCCGGCCGGGCAGCTGGTACGCCCTGCCGCAGTCGCCGCAGCTGTTCAAGCAGCTGCTCATGGTGGCCGGGATGGAGCGGTACTACCAGATCGCCCGGTGCTACCGGGACGAGGACTTCCGCGCCGACCGGCAGCCGGAGTTCACCCAGCTCGACATCGAGATGAGCTTCGTCGAGCAGGACGACGTCATCGAGCTCGGCGAGGCGATCGCGGCGGCTGTGTGGCGCACGATCGGCGTCGAGCTCACCACCCCCTTCCCGCGGATGACGTATGCCGAGGCCATGCGCCGCTACGGCTCGGACAAGCCGGACCTGCGCTTCGAGGTCGAGCTGACCGAGTGCACCGACTACTTCGCCGACACCTCCTTCCGGGTGTTCCAGGCGGACTACGTCGGCGCCGTCGTCATGCCCGGCGGCGGGAGCCAGCCCCGGCGCCAGTTCGACGCCTGGCAGGAGTGGGCCAAGCAGCGCGGCGCCAAGGGCCTGGCCTACGTCACCGTGGGCGAGGACGGCACGCTCGGCGGCCCGGTCGCCAAGAACCTCTCCGACACCGAACGGGACGGTCTCGCCGCCCACGTCGGCGCGGAGCCGGGCGACTGCGTCTTCTTCGCCGCCGGTGCCACGAAGTCGTCCCGGGCGCTGCTCGGCGCGGCCCGGCAGGAGATCGCGCGCCGGTGCGAGCTCATCGACGAGGACGCCTGGAGCTTCCTCTGGGTCGTCGACGCGCCGCTCTTCGAGCCTGCCTCGGAGGCGGTGGCCGCCGGGGACGTGGCCGTCGGCGGTGGCGCGTGGACAGCGGTGCACCACGCCTTCACCTCGCCCCAGGCAGAGTTCCTCGACACCCTCGAGTCCGACCCCGGGTCGGCCCTCGCCTACGCCTACGACCTCGTGTGCAACGGCAACGAGATCGGTGGCGGGTCGATCCGTATCCACCGCCGCGACGTGCAGGAGCGGGTCTTCGCGATCATGGGGCTCTCGCCGGAGCAGGCGGAGGAGAAGTTCGGCTTCCTGCTCGAGGCGTTCAAGTACGGCGCGCCCCCGCACGGTGGGATCGCCTTCGGCTGGGACCGCATCGTCGCGCTGCTGGCCGGGACCGACTCGATCCGCGACGTCATCGCCTTCCCGAAGTCGGGCGGCGGCTTCGACCCGCTGACCGCCGCACCGGCCCCGATCACCCCCGAGCAGCGCAAGGAGGCCGGCGTGGACGCCACGCCCGAGCCGGCCGACGCGTCCGGCGCGGCGCAGTAGCGGGGTCGTCACGGCATACCGAGTGGCCCACTCCGGTGCAGGTCTGAGTCCTCTCAGGCCGCCGGAGTGGGCCACTCGATGCGCTCAGGAGACGGGGACGAGCATGCGGGAGTGCCAGGCGCGGGCGGTGCGGTAGCCGAGCCGCGCATACAGGCTGCGGGCCGCGGCGTTGTCGCTGAACATTCCGAGCGTGCAGACGCCGTGCTCCTCCAACGCCCACCGGGTGAGCGCCGCACTGACGACCCGCGCCAGGCCGGTGCCGCGGCGGTCGATCGCCGTGACGATCCCCGCCAAATGGGGTATGCCCGTGGCCTCCCGCTCGGCGCCGCCGACGGCCACGAGCGCCCCGTGCCCGTCCCGCAGCCCGACCCAGCGGTGGACCCGGCCGGTCCCGATCTCGGTCCACTGCCGCGGGTTGTGCGCCTGCGTGAACGCCGTCAGCTCGGCCGCGTCCGCGCTGTCGTCGAGGGGGATGACGTCGCGCTCGCGGGCGTCGACCTGAGGAGGCTCCTGCGTCCACATCCACTCCCAGTCGCCGCCGTCGCCGAGCTCGAGGACCTCGTGCGCGACCTCGGCGTGCGCCTGCGGCACCGAGACCGACCGCGAGCCCAGTCGCGCCAGGTGGCCCCCGTCGCGCAGCTCGGTCAGGGCCGCCCGCACACGAGCAAGCTCGCCACGAGACGGCGAGGTTCCCTGCATACCGGAGCACAACGGCACCACCCAGAAGCCCGGGCGTGCCCCGAGCCGTTGCACCAGCGCGACCTCCTCGTGCACCCACACCTCGCCGGGCAGCGGGTCCGGGACGGACCACCGCACCCACGGGTCGCCGCCGGAGAGCGCCAGCAGGTCGGCGTGCCGGGTGAGTCGGTCCACGGCGTTAGCCTGACATCCGTGTCCGACCTGTTCACCTCCGCCCAGGGCGACCCGACCACCGGTGCAGGTGCCGGCGACGCCGGGGGAGCGCTGGTCGCGCCGCTCGCGGTGCGGATGCGGCCCCGCTCGCTCGAGGAGGTCGCGGGCCAGCGGGAGGCGCTGCGGCCCGGGTCGCCGCTGCGCCGCCTCATCGAGGGCGGCGGGGGAGCCGCCGGGCCGCTCTCGGCGATCCTCTGGGGCCCCCCGGGGACGGGCAAGACCACCCTGGCGCACCTCGTCGCGCACGCCGCCGACCGCACCTTCGTCGAGCTGTCCGCCGTGACGGCCGGGGTCAAGGACGTCCGCGCGGTCATGGACCAGGCGGTCCGGGAGCGCTCGCTGCACGGCCGCCAGACCGTCCTCTTCCTCGACGAGATCCACCGCTTCACCAAGGCCCAGCAGGACGCGCTGCTGCCCGGCGTGGAGAACCGCACCGTCATCCTCGTCGCCGCGACGACCGAGAACCCGTCCTTCTCCATCATCGCGCCCCTGCTGTCCCGCTCGGTGCTCGTCACGCTCGGCTCGCTCGACGACGACGACGTCCGCGGCGTGGTGGCCCGGGCGCTGACCGACGAGCGCGGCC
This window contains:
- a CDS encoding sugar porter family MFS transporter, giving the protein MQPLVIRSAIIAALGGLLFGFDTAVISGTTSNLTEVFDLNGFELGFTVATALIGTVVGAAYAGLGKPADRYGRKPVLIVIGVLYVVSALGSALATDWITFMVFRFVGGLGVGAATAVAPIYNAEVAPPRHRGRLVGLFQFNIVLGILLAYLSNFAILGLFPEETAWRWMFGAEALPALVFALLVFFIPESPRWLMAVGRDDEARTIIDQLTSDETEARTQREEIKEALESEGDSAHVPFFTSGHRKVILLAFAIAAFNQLGGINAVLYYAPSIFESAGLEESAAFLNSAGVGLVNLVATVLALTLIDRVGRKFLMYVCSAGYLVTLGLLTVLFFLYEGDFSGVTSGLVVASIMLFVGVHAFGQGAVIWVFISEIFPNAIRARGQSFGALTHWTFAAAISWTFPAIASGLGAAFAFGLFFLGGVAMTVWTITVMPETKGIPLEEMQEKLDLVGSAAMKEQ
- a CDS encoding GNAT family N-acetyltransferase translates to MDRLTRHADLLALSGGDPWVRWSVPDPLPGEVWVHEEVALVQRLGARPGFWVVPLCSGMQGTSPSRGELARVRAALTELRDGGHLARLGSRSVSVPQAHAEVAHEVLELGDGGDWEWMWTQEPPQVDARERDVIPLDDSADAAELTAFTQAHNPRQWTEIGTGRVHRWVGLRDGHGALVAVGGAEREATGIPHLAGIVTAIDRRGTGLARVVSAALTRWALEEHGVCTLGMFSDNAAARSLYARLGYRTARAWHSRMLVPVS
- the aspS gene encoding aspartate--tRNA ligase, which encodes MLRTHDAGALRPEHVGSTVTLTGWVARRRDHGGVAFIDLREASGVVQVVARDEVLTGTAHDLRSEYCVQVTGEVTARADKDVNPELPTGGIDVVATQIEVLSEAAPLPFQIDERVSVGEEARLRHRYLDLRRPGASSAGANLRLRSKVNAAARNLLAERDFVEVETPTLTRSTPEGARDFLVPARLRPGSWYALPQSPQLFKQLLMVAGMERYYQIARCYRDEDFRADRQPEFTQLDIEMSFVEQDDVIELGEAIAAAVWRTIGVELTTPFPRMTYAEAMRRYGSDKPDLRFEVELTECTDYFADTSFRVFQADYVGAVVMPGGGSQPRRQFDAWQEWAKQRGAKGLAYVTVGEDGTLGGPVAKNLSDTERDGLAAHVGAEPGDCVFFAAGATKSSRALLGAARQEIARRCELIDEDAWSFLWVVDAPLFEPASEAVAAGDVAVGGGAWTAVHHAFTSPQAEFLDTLESDPGSALAYAYDLVCNGNEIGGGSIRIHRRDVQERVFAIMGLSPEQAEEKFGFLLEAFKYGAPPHGGIAFGWDRIVALLAGTDSIRDVIAFPKSGGGFDPLTAAPAPITPEQRKEAGVDATPEPADASGAAQ